A single window of Candidatus Rhabdochlamydia oedothoracis DNA harbors:
- a CDS encoding thymidine kinase, translating into MAKLYFRYGTVGSAKTLNLLAVAHNYRSQEKKVLLIKPRIDDRFGQEQIKSRAGLEMKADILLDENTALLKYNWEGTSCILVDEAQFLSALHIEELRHLTVTQNIPVICYGLRTDFRAQLFEGSLRLMELADRIEEVKATCHYCHSKSIMNLRHVNGQACLDGPSIQLGAEESFYPTCYACYIEQLSFISNVVV; encoded by the coding sequence ATGGCAAAGCTGTATTTTCGCTATGGTACTGTAGGGAGTGCAAAGACATTAAATTTATTAGCCGTGGCTCATAATTATAGAAGCCAAGAAAAAAAAGTTTTGCTGATTAAGCCAAGGATTGATGATCGATTTGGTCAAGAGCAGATTAAATCGCGAGCTGGTCTTGAAATGAAAGCAGATATTTTATTAGATGAAAATACAGCGCTTTTAAAGTATAACTGGGAAGGTACTAGTTGTATTTTAGTAGACGAGGCTCAATTTCTCTCTGCTTTACATATTGAAGAGCTAAGACACTTAACCGTTACACAAAATATTCCTGTGATTTGTTACGGATTGAGAACAGATTTTCGCGCACAGTTGTTTGAAGGGTCTTTGCGTTTAATGGAATTAGCAGATCGCATTGAAGAAGTAAAGGCAACTTGTCACTATTGTCATTCTAAATCCATCATGAATTTAAGACATGTAAATGGACAAGCTTGTCTAGATGGTCCTAGTATTCAACTAGGAGCGGAAGAATCTTTTTATCCCACTTGCTATGCTTGTTATATCGAGCAATTATCCTTTATTTCAAATGTCGTTGTGTAA
- the tgt gene encoding tRNA guanosine(34) transglycosylase Tgt has protein sequence MTFRFELIHTSTTSKARIGKIYTPHGIIDTPNFVGVGTNGTIKALDNQAVHEIGLQLMFCNTYHLLLQPGTSIVKQAGGLHSFINRSLPIITDSGGFQVFSLAYGSIADELKGKGTKKQAGHVLKISEEGVIFRSYRDGQKVLLTPESSIEAQKDLGADIIIPLDELPPYHIEKNALEASLARTHRWEERSLHTHLKNPNNQAIYAVIHGGIDAILREKSCCYLTKLPFDGFAIGGSMGRTKQEMFEVLRSTMSHLPLEKPNHLLGIGDLTSIEMCVPMGIDTFDSSYPTRAARHGILLTQEGHVKIGRNSHAHMFSPPEKNCSCSTCTRFSLAYLHHLFKAKEATCMILATIHNLHFMVQLMQNYRTKILHNDI, from the coding sequence ATGACATTTCGCTTTGAACTCATTCATACCTCTACTACATCTAAAGCTAGAATAGGAAAAATCTATACTCCTCATGGAATCATTGATACCCCTAACTTTGTAGGAGTGGGTACAAATGGGACTATTAAGGCTCTTGACAATCAAGCAGTCCATGAGATAGGTCTGCAGCTCATGTTTTGCAATACCTACCATTTATTGCTTCAACCAGGAACTTCTATCGTTAAACAAGCTGGAGGGTTGCATAGTTTTATCAATCGCAGTTTACCCATTATCACCGACTCAGGTGGATTTCAAGTGTTTAGCTTAGCCTATGGCTCTATCGCAGATGAATTAAAAGGCAAAGGGACTAAAAAACAAGCAGGGCATGTATTAAAAATTTCTGAAGAAGGTGTAATTTTTCGTTCCTATCGCGATGGACAAAAAGTCTTACTCACTCCAGAGAGCTCGATTGAAGCGCAAAAAGACCTAGGTGCTGATATTATTATTCCCCTCGATGAACTCCCTCCTTATCATATCGAGAAAAATGCCTTGGAGGCTTCCTTAGCGCGTACGCATAGATGGGAAGAGCGCTCTTTACATACACATTTAAAAAACCCTAATAACCAAGCGATATACGCTGTGATTCACGGTGGCATTGATGCTATTTTAAGAGAAAAAAGCTGCTGTTACTTAACAAAGCTCCCCTTTGATGGTTTTGCTATTGGAGGAAGTATGGGCAGAACCAAACAAGAAATGTTTGAGGTTCTACGCTCTACTATGTCACACCTGCCGCTTGAAAAGCCCAATCATTTATTAGGAATTGGAGATTTAACCTCTATTGAAATGTGCGTACCCATGGGAATTGATACTTTTGACTCTTCTTATCCCACAAGGGCTGCTCGTCACGGCATTTTATTAACTCAAGAAGGGCATGTAAAAATTGGCAGAAACTCTCATGCTCACATGTTTTCTCCACCTGAAAAAAACTGCTCTTGCTCTACATGTACTAGATTCAGTTTAGCTTATCTACATCATTTATTTAAGGCAAAAGAAGCTACCTGTATGATTTTAGCCACCATCCACAATTTGCACTTCATGGTTCAACTTATGCAGAATTATCGTACTAAAATTTTACACAACGACATTTGA
- a CDS encoding queuosine precursor transporter produces MLFVLISLKLGKEAVIASIAMQAVLANLFVIKQISWFGWEITCSDVFAIGSIFSLNLLREYFGLELAKKAIWVSFFAMIFFTLMSQIHLFYLPSAFDTTHSAFLQILTPTPRLLLASLTTLMIVQQLDIRLFGFLKKQLSIHFWMRNAICVTIAQLLDTVLFSFLGLFCIVACLTDIILVSYFVKIIIIALLAPLTACIKWLIPQTPRDSHDISL; encoded by the coding sequence ATGCTATTTGTCCTAATTTCTTTAAAATTAGGTAAAGAAGCAGTAATTGCATCGATTGCTATGCAAGCAGTTCTTGCTAATCTATTTGTTATCAAACAAATTTCTTGGTTTGGATGGGAAATCACATGCAGCGATGTTTTTGCTATTGGCAGCATTTTTTCTTTAAATTTATTAAGGGAATATTTTGGTTTAGAACTGGCGAAAAAAGCCATTTGGGTATCTTTCTTTGCTATGATTTTTTTTACTCTAATGTCTCAAATACACCTATTTTATCTACCCTCTGCATTTGATACCACACACTCTGCTTTCCTTCAAATCTTAACACCAACGCCCAGGCTGCTATTGGCTTCACTAACCACTCTTATGATTGTTCAGCAATTAGACATAAGATTATTTGGCTTTTTAAAAAAGCAACTCTCTATTCATTTTTGGATGCGCAATGCTATTTGCGTAACAATTGCACAACTGCTTGATACCGTTTTATTTTCTTTTTTAGGTCTCTTTTGTATTGTTGCCTGTTTAACCGATATTATCTTAGTCAGTTATTTTGTAAAGATTATCATCATTGCCTTATTAGCTCCTCTAACGGCTTGTATAAAATGGTTGATTCCTCAAACCCCAAGAGACTCTCATGACATTTCGCTTTGA
- a CDS encoding MarC family protein has protein sequence MNFTQIVNYFISLLVICSPFAALPALLNLTQGMTLKEKKNTGLIAALAVGIILISITWIGSSFLSFLGITIPAFQITGGIVVFLLAFSMLNAQVSRMKQTIEDQKEAQKKDSVAIVPLAIPITAGPGAISTVIIANATHPGVTNQVYMTICAALVALVIGVTLYFAGNIEKFLGQTGINIFNRVAGLILAAMAIQMLAQGAIGLLTIFW, from the coding sequence ATGAACTTTACACAGATTGTTAACTATTTTATTTCTTTACTTGTCATCTGTAGTCCTTTTGCAGCTCTTCCTGCTTTGTTAAATTTGACGCAAGGAATGACATTAAAGGAAAAAAAAAATACAGGTCTAATTGCCGCTTTAGCAGTGGGGATAATTCTTATTTCCATAACTTGGATTGGGAGCTCTTTTTTAAGTTTTTTAGGAATTACTATACCTGCTTTTCAAATAACAGGTGGAATAGTGGTATTTTTGTTGGCTTTTTCTATGCTAAACGCACAGGTTAGCCGTATGAAGCAAACTATAGAAGATCAAAAAGAAGCGCAAAAAAAAGATTCAGTGGCTATTGTGCCTTTAGCTATTCCTATTACAGCAGGCCCCGGAGCTATCAGCACGGTAATTATAGCTAATGCTACTCATCCAGGCGTGACCAACCAGGTATACATGACGATCTGTGCAGCTTTAGTGGCTTTAGTGATAGGAGTTACCTTATATTTTGCTGGAAATATTGAGAAATTTTTAGGACAAACAGGCATTAATATTTTTAATCGAGTTGCTGGACTAATTTTAGCGGCAATGGCTATACAAATGCTGGCACAAGGAGCCATAGGTCTTTTAACAATCTTTTGGTAA
- a CDS encoding inorganic phosphate transporter: MDFVLVICIVILGLIFDYTNGFHDAANVVSTVIATRVLTPLVAICMASALNVVGATQISGVAQTIASGLVDPNYTSSITIIAALLGAIIWNVLTWFLGIPSSSSYALIGGLIGAVWAQTGVQAIYWYPLIKKVIIPMVLSPLIGCLFSFSFLKILQFFLKRFDKFTRLFACLQIASSALVALAHGLNDAQKSMGIITLGLFSAGVISTNTIPLWVILSCALVIGIGTASGGFRIIHTVGFRITNLKSYQGFAAESSSSFIILFASFLGMPISSTQMIVGSITGVGLAKEKPSVEWKTARRLVLTWVLTLPLAAGFSYLIFMLFKVFI, from the coding sequence ATGGATTTTGTTCTTGTTATTTGCATTGTAATTTTGGGGCTTATTTTTGATTATACCAATGGTTTTCACGATGCAGCAAATGTAGTCTCTACTGTCATAGCAACCCGTGTATTAACACCACTTGTAGCCATTTGTATGGCCTCGGCATTAAATGTGGTAGGAGCGACGCAAATTAGTGGTGTTGCTCAGACGATTGCATCTGGATTAGTAGATCCAAATTATACCTCTTCTATCACAATCATTGCTGCTTTATTAGGAGCCATCATTTGGAATGTTTTAACTTGGTTTTTAGGGATCCCCAGTAGTTCTTCTTATGCTTTGATCGGAGGTTTAATCGGCGCTGTCTGGGCACAAACCGGAGTACAAGCTATTTATTGGTATCCCTTAATAAAAAAGGTAATCATTCCGATGGTTCTTTCACCTTTAATTGGTTGCTTGTTTAGTTTTTCTTTTCTAAAGATATTACAATTTTTCCTAAAGCGTTTCGATAAATTTACTCGTTTATTTGCTTGCTTACAAATTGCTTCTTCTGCTCTTGTGGCTTTAGCTCATGGTTTAAATGATGCACAAAAAAGCATGGGAATCATTACCCTTGGACTTTTTAGTGCAGGCGTTATTTCCACAAATACTATCCCTCTTTGGGTGATTTTATCTTGTGCTTTGGTTATTGGGATTGGAACTGCCTCTGGAGGTTTTAGGATTATTCATACAGTAGGGTTTCGGATTACAAACCTTAAGTCTTATCAAGGATTTGCAGCAGAAAGCAGCTCTTCTTTCATTATTTTATTTGCTAGTTTTTTAGGAATGCCCATTAGTTCAACGCAGATGATTGTAGGTAGTATAACAGGAGTTGGTTTAGCAAAAGAGAAGCCTAGCGTGGAGTGGAAAACAGCCCGCAGGCTTGTTTTAACATGGGTTCTAACTCTGCCGCTTGCCGCTGGTTTTTCCTATCTGATTTTTATGTTATTTAAAGTTTTTATTTAA
- a CDS encoding YqgE/AlgH family protein — translation MADPLSYKRLNKGFFLIASPNIDAGIYFRSVIILCEHSSIGSFGLIVNKRLEIDLPEEIFNQNDLHNDNVHICAGGPIQPNQMMLLHSSQKLPEQTLNLCEEIYLGGDLQFLQEASANSQGPAIRLCFGYCGWGPGQLERECIRGNWFIHPASSLFIFNTPEEKIWQTLLREMGGKYATLSMIPEDLSLN, via the coding sequence ATGGCAGATCCTCTTTCTTATAAACGTTTAAATAAGGGATTTTTTCTCATTGCAAGTCCCAATATAGATGCTGGCATTTACTTTCGGAGTGTGATTATCCTTTGTGAACATAGCTCCATTGGTTCGTTTGGGCTCATTGTAAATAAACGTTTGGAAATAGATTTACCAGAAGAAATCTTCAATCAAAACGATCTGCACAATGACAATGTGCATATTTGCGCAGGAGGACCCATTCAACCCAATCAAATGATGCTGCTTCACTCGTCACAAAAGCTGCCAGAACAAACGCTAAATCTTTGTGAAGAGATTTACCTAGGAGGAGATTTGCAATTTTTACAAGAAGCCTCTGCAAATTCTCAAGGACCCGCCATTCGCCTATGTTTTGGATATTGCGGTTGGGGGCCAGGACAGTTAGAAAGAGAGTGCATTAGAGGAAATTGGTTCATTCATCCTGCTTCCTCTTTGTTTATTTTTAATACGCCAGAAGAAAAGATCTGGCAAACTCTCTTAAGAGAGATGGGTGGCAAATATGCCACCCTATCCATGATTCCAGAAGATTTAAGCCTAAATTAG
- a CDS encoding MlaD family protein, which translates to MGEQTKSVLIGVFVIVACALLIWMVAFLKPSVGDGKQTLYIRFSNIDRINVGTRVLFAGKPVGEVTSIEEIQNARQKPLSDLLQRLYYYQLVLKIDSKVKVYDTDEVMVQTAGLLGERSIAIIPKAPPKGTTPKLISGQPIYADSVDPIESAFIELKDAFADLQKKADAFNNWFFANQQSFINAADSFADAMAQAKFTLQEFQDKEIIDETKTALNNFSCVASQISDAIDQLNAYNSFGNAGLAIAHMRNTAESFDHLSYDLECGTGTLGKLIKQDDVYWRLTTILGKADTMMNDINHYGLLFNSNKSWQRQRAQRICLMNSLDTPLGFKEYFATEIDLINTAMARISMLINKAKYNPQKQDILDNSQFQEEFMELMRQVEDLTNDLRLYNEELIQAQ; encoded by the coding sequence ATGGGTGAGCAAACAAAAAGTGTGTTAATTGGTGTTTTTGTCATTGTTGCATGTGCTCTTCTTATTTGGATGGTTGCCTTCTTAAAACCTAGCGTAGGAGATGGTAAACAAACTCTATACATACGTTTTTCTAATATTGATCGCATTAATGTAGGTACTCGGGTGCTTTTTGCAGGTAAGCCCGTTGGAGAAGTGACATCCATTGAGGAAATTCAAAATGCCAGGCAAAAGCCTCTATCCGATCTTCTACAGCGCTTATACTACTATCAGCTTGTGCTTAAGATCGACTCCAAAGTCAAAGTATATGATACAGATGAAGTTATGGTTCAAACAGCAGGACTTTTAGGAGAAAGATCTATTGCTATTATCCCTAAAGCTCCTCCTAAAGGCACAACCCCTAAACTGATTTCGGGGCAACCGATTTACGCAGATTCGGTAGATCCAATTGAAAGTGCTTTCATAGAATTAAAAGACGCTTTTGCGGATCTACAAAAAAAAGCAGATGCTTTTAACAACTGGTTTTTTGCTAATCAGCAATCTTTCATCAATGCGGCTGATTCCTTTGCAGATGCTATGGCTCAAGCCAAATTCACTTTGCAGGAATTTCAAGATAAAGAAATCATAGATGAAACAAAAACGGCTCTTAATAATTTCTCTTGTGTAGCAAGTCAAATTTCTGATGCCATCGATCAGCTAAATGCCTATAACTCTTTTGGTAATGCAGGATTAGCTATTGCTCATATGAGAAATACAGCAGAGTCCTTTGATCACTTAAGTTACGATCTTGAGTGTGGAACAGGGACCCTTGGAAAATTAATCAAACAAGACGATGTGTATTGGCGCCTAACAACTATCTTGGGTAAAGCAGATACCATGATGAATGATATTAATCATTACGGCCTTCTATTTAATTCTAATAAAAGCTGGCAAAGGCAAAGAGCTCAACGCATTTGTCTTATGAACTCTTTAGATACCCCTCTGGGTTTTAAGGAATATTTTGCTACTGAAATTGATCTGATAAACACCGCAATGGCAAGGATTTCCATGTTAATCAATAAAGCCAAATACAATCCTCAAAAACAAGACATCTTAGATAATTCCCAATTTCAGGAAGAATTTATGGAATTGATGCGACAGGTAGAAGATCTAACAAATGACTTGCGCCTTTACAACGAAGAACTTATACAAGCACAATAA
- a CDS encoding ABC transporter ATP-binding protein, producing MVFSDLNLDVNQGETLVILGPSGIGKSVLLKHLIGLIKPDKGMVDVNGICITDLKEEELSKAVANMGMLFQGAALFDSMNVEKNVGFYLSQHVNPLTKKKYTPEEITAKVDQALELVGLKGTQKKMPSELSGGMRKRAALARLIVYRPEIILYDEPTTGLDPIIAMEINKLIVKTQQELKATSIVVTHDMFSALYIGDRLALIRDGKIAHIAPRDQFLEIDDPLIKSLYNSISQDPRKLRERVNHG from the coding sequence GTGGTTTTTTCTGATTTAAATCTAGATGTAAACCAAGGAGAAACCCTTGTCATTTTGGGGCCTTCAGGGATTGGAAAAAGCGTTTTACTCAAACACCTAATTGGTTTAATAAAACCAGATAAGGGCATGGTGGATGTTAATGGGATATGTATCACCGATTTAAAAGAGGAAGAGTTATCTAAGGCCGTTGCCAATATGGGTATGTTGTTTCAAGGAGCTGCCTTATTTGACTCTATGAATGTAGAAAAAAACGTAGGTTTTTACTTAAGCCAGCACGTAAACCCCTTAACTAAAAAAAAATATACCCCTGAAGAAATTACAGCTAAAGTAGATCAGGCTCTAGAGCTTGTAGGATTAAAAGGTACTCAGAAAAAAATGCCTTCTGAATTATCTGGGGGTATGCGTAAACGAGCAGCCTTAGCCCGCTTAATTGTTTATAGACCGGAAATTATTTTATATGATGAACCAACTACTGGATTAGATCCTATTATTGCTATGGAAATTAATAAACTCATTGTAAAAACACAACAGGAGCTCAAAGCGACAAGTATTGTTGTTACACACGATATGTTTTCAGCGTTATACATCGGAGATCGTCTAGCGTTAATTCGAGATGGTAAAATCGCACATATAGCACCTCGGGATCAATTTCTAGAAATTGATGACCCTCTAATTAAATCTTTATACAACAGCATTTCACAAGATCCGAGAAAGCTAAGGGAGAGAGTAAACCATGGGTGA
- a CDS encoding MlaE family ABC transporter permease, producing the protein MPKLTMFSSVGDYVLLILAVIKATLKRPPNLSLILKQLYDIGVASLPVVAITGFSTGLVLAAQSFYQLSDKGLASVTGLMVSKAMLTELGPVLTSFMVTGRVGAAMCAELGTMCITEQVDALKTMAVNPNRYLIAPRWIAVISMMPLLTIFSIFMGIFGGYLLSIYYFHMPPMAYLDPIPVHVTYFDLVVGITKAFVFGSLIMTISCFKGMRTSGGAAGVGENTTNSVVITYCAILLVNFLLTIVLNLIHLELFETSL; encoded by the coding sequence TTGCCTAAATTGACAATGTTTTCCTCTGTTGGCGACTATGTCCTTTTGATTTTAGCGGTGATTAAAGCAACGCTAAAGAGACCGCCGAATCTTTCGCTGATTTTGAAACAGCTGTACGATATTGGGGTAGCCTCTTTACCGGTAGTAGCAATTACTGGATTTTCTACAGGACTTGTACTAGCGGCGCAATCCTTTTATCAATTATCGGATAAGGGTCTAGCTTCTGTTACGGGGTTAATGGTATCAAAAGCTATGTTAACAGAGCTAGGACCTGTTCTCACCTCTTTTATGGTTACAGGAAGAGTGGGAGCTGCTATGTGTGCCGAATTAGGAACCATGTGTATTACAGAACAAGTGGATGCTTTAAAGACTATGGCTGTTAACCCTAACCGTTATCTGATAGCTCCTCGTTGGATAGCGGTAATCTCTATGATGCCCCTTTTGACCATTTTTAGTATCTTTATGGGAATCTTTGGTGGCTATTTGCTCTCTATTTACTATTTTCATATGCCCCCTATGGCTTATTTAGATCCCATTCCTGTTCATGTGACCTATTTTGATTTAGTGGTTGGAATCACCAAGGCTTTTGTTTTTGGCTCTCTGATTATGACGATCTCTTGTTTTAAGGGAATGCGCACATCTGGTGGTGCAGCGGGGGTAGGAGAAAATACAACTAATAGCGTGGTTATTACTTATTGCGCTATTTTATTGGTTAATTTTCTTCTGACTATTGTTTTAAATTTAATCCACTTAGAACTTTTTGAGACCTCGTTATGA
- a CDS encoding translocation/assembly module TamB domain-containing protein, translated as MVCLFFALIQTKWVQEIIQKKITHLLDEMGLEIRLKGLSGTLPFSWQVDQATLFTKSYESWNLQAIKLRFAITPLIRGQLVIDYLHIEQVECTFIEGVPPPTASLSIDETRIHVRKALDKFSFPIPIRVKHAYVSDFFCPSLYPLHLVIQAQGMLKNTRRFFFDAFVLSKLNNKEILHLTFAGNKKRNQINAYIKIQSPVFEQELLSEISLKGLWSSWASLLYDTLPSTLPVQGFLKAHLLSQTPPVEKCFEPFQWNWKCACSFSIPKFDTLSIYNLHIYSPPMEIRGEAIVHPTVDTSWFKFDLNSQDLSLFSSYCKYPVEGSLQAHAAFDSGVFQAKYIVPEGSFNKVELANLKGSIQGKRHQGIFFADTDLFLQIEELPFRAEASLEYIPSQELFIDKAIFTGASAKMEGFCSWDLTRNILEGSIFANVNQLSRLPFFTSYDLDGSCALECTLSQIDQAQIATISGSLNRFRFQNHYANELLYSAQLYDPFANMQGNMHLIAHQGRTSLGTVDILEIKTRSEDHVWPFSLEATGDIEGEFFCEIQGSYRFEPNFLAFECTSAKGQLLNIPFVLHYPFELEIQPSLYTLSPFSLSVGEGDFYATGEISETHLLGKCDIAHFPLEFVRPITRNLSLRGNLSMQSSVDANLENAEGACNIVIETARLLQEDEDTPILAKGSLQARLHQKRVQFFVEVRTKEAEMIDFSGFIPIEYSFFPFGVQIDENTLFSAEIIAEGKLENLFDFVQLGSHYATGLISTRLFFSQTLLSPRLQGDLEWQSGSYDNYYTGTSLRDIQAKLVAENDKLHLTSFTAHDQEEGTLTAKGNILLNVHQHFPFLFETTLRHTHLLKFPVFDSIFTGSVILSGNRLGGLATGALYVDEASIEIPDKLSTDLPLLPIKFIHIPPSVTSYTFDAKPLFPIKFDFDLTANDKIFVRGKGVNSEWKGKVKLKGDNAHFIADGSLSLIKGEYLFSGKIFKLTEGQIVFNDTAKFSSYLSLSGQLTLPDVVITAQLRGPLQSPQLTFQSNPQLPTSSILSRVLFDKDISDISQSEASKLASALMAISSSAGPDILDTIRKTIGVDRLNLVSSSSGSTEEVALQIGKYLTKGVLITLSQSTKSSHVIVEIELPYGFVFQAETQEEQEGKFSLKWTKSY; from the coding sequence TTGGTTTGCTTATTTTTTGCATTGATCCAAACAAAGTGGGTTCAAGAAATCATTCAAAAAAAAATCACCCATCTATTAGATGAAATGGGGCTAGAAATCAGATTAAAAGGCCTAAGCGGAACATTACCTTTTAGCTGGCAAGTTGACCAAGCAACTCTATTTACCAAATCTTACGAATCTTGGAATTTACAAGCAATCAAGTTGCGTTTTGCTATTACTCCTCTTATCAGAGGGCAGCTTGTGATTGATTATTTGCATATAGAGCAAGTGGAATGTACTTTCATAGAGGGGGTTCCCCCACCTACTGCTAGCTTATCTATCGATGAGACAAGAATACATGTACGTAAAGCTTTAGACAAGTTCTCGTTCCCTATACCTATTCGCGTTAAACACGCCTATGTTTCCGATTTTTTTTGTCCCTCTTTATATCCCCTGCATTTAGTGATCCAAGCACAAGGAATGCTTAAAAATACACGAAGGTTTTTTTTTGATGCATTTGTGCTTTCTAAATTAAACAACAAAGAAATCCTCCATTTGACTTTTGCTGGTAATAAGAAACGCAACCAGATCAATGCATATATAAAAATCCAGAGTCCCGTCTTTGAACAAGAGCTTTTAAGCGAAATTTCCTTAAAGGGACTCTGGTCGAGTTGGGCTTCTCTTTTATATGATACTCTTCCAAGTACTTTACCTGTTCAAGGATTTTTAAAAGCGCATCTTTTGTCACAAACTCCGCCAGTAGAAAAATGCTTTGAACCATTTCAATGGAATTGGAAATGCGCTTGTTCTTTTTCTATCCCTAAATTTGATACTCTCTCTATTTATAACCTACATATCTATAGCCCTCCTATGGAGATCCGTGGCGAGGCAATTGTGCATCCTACCGTAGACACCTCTTGGTTTAAATTCGATCTGAACTCTCAGGATTTATCGTTATTTAGCTCTTATTGTAAATATCCAGTGGAAGGATCTTTGCAAGCACATGCTGCTTTTGATTCTGGTGTTTTTCAAGCTAAATACATAGTACCTGAAGGATCGTTTAATAAGGTGGAATTAGCTAATTTAAAAGGATCTATTCAAGGAAAAAGACACCAAGGAATTTTTTTTGCAGATACAGATCTTTTTCTACAAATAGAAGAGTTGCCTTTTAGAGCAGAAGCATCTTTAGAATATATTCCTTCTCAAGAACTTTTTATCGATAAAGCCATTTTTACAGGAGCTTCTGCAAAAATGGAAGGTTTTTGTAGCTGGGATCTAACTAGAAATATTTTGGAAGGGTCTATTTTTGCAAATGTGAATCAACTCTCTCGACTTCCCTTTTTTACCTCCTATGATTTAGATGGAAGTTGCGCATTAGAATGCACGTTATCACAAATAGACCAAGCGCAAATAGCCACTATTTCAGGTTCTTTAAATCGCTTCCGTTTTCAAAATCACTATGCAAATGAGCTTCTGTATAGCGCCCAGCTATATGATCCTTTTGCAAACATGCAAGGCAATATGCACCTAATTGCACATCAAGGACGTACCTCATTAGGCACCGTTGATATTTTAGAAATCAAAACTCGTTCTGAAGATCATGTTTGGCCTTTTAGTTTAGAAGCAACCGGTGATATAGAAGGAGAATTTTTCTGCGAAATACAAGGATCTTATCGATTTGAGCCCAATTTCCTTGCCTTTGAATGCACTTCTGCAAAAGGACAATTGCTCAATATTCCTTTTGTATTGCACTATCCCTTTGAATTAGAAATACAACCTTCTCTTTATACCCTTTCCCCTTTTTCTCTATCGGTTGGTGAAGGAGATTTCTATGCAACTGGTGAAATCAGTGAAACCCACTTGCTAGGTAAATGCGATATAGCCCATTTTCCCTTAGAATTTGTTCGACCCATTACTCGTAATCTTTCTTTAAGAGGAAATCTTTCCATGCAAAGCTCTGTTGATGCTAATTTGGAAAACGCAGAAGGAGCTTGTAACATAGTCATTGAAACAGCACGCTTATTGCAAGAGGATGAAGATACACCTATCCTAGCTAAAGGATCCCTGCAAGCGCGTTTACATCAAAAGAGAGTACAATTTTTTGTAGAAGTGCGCACAAAAGAAGCGGAAATGATCGATTTTTCAGGCTTTATCCCTATCGAATACAGCTTCTTTCCTTTTGGAGTACAAATCGATGAAAATACTCTTTTTTCAGCTGAGATCATTGCGGAAGGAAAATTAGAAAACCTCTTTGATTTTGTACAACTAGGCTCTCATTACGCTACAGGCCTGATTTCCACTCGGCTTTTTTTCTCTCAAACCCTTCTTTCCCCCCGTTTGCAAGGGGATTTAGAGTGGCAATCAGGCAGTTATGACAATTACTATACAGGAACCTCTTTAAGAGATATTCAAGCAAAGCTTGTAGCAGAAAATGATAAACTACATCTCACTTCTTTTACTGCTCATGATCAAGAAGAAGGCACTCTTACCGCAAAAGGAAATATCCTCTTAAACGTCCATCAACATTTCCCCTTTCTGTTTGAAACCACTTTAAGACATACACATCTCTTAAAATTTCCTGTTTTTGATTCGATATTTACTGGATCTGTCATTTTAAGTGGAAATCGTTTAGGAGGGCTTGCGACAGGCGCTCTTTATGTAGATGAAGCTAGCATTGAAATCCCCGATAAGCTCTCTACAGATTTGCCACTTTTACCGATTAAATTTATACACATCCCCCCTTCTGTTACTTCCTATACTTTTGATGCTAAACCCCTTTTTCCGATAAAATTCGATTTTGATCTAACAGCAAACGATAAAATTTTTGTTCGCGGTAAAGGGGTCAATTCTGAATGGAAGGGAAAAGTAAAGCTCAAAGGAGATAATGCGCACTTTATCGCCGATGGTTCTTTATCACTGATTAAAGGAGAGTACCTTTTCTCAGGAAAAATATTTAAACTCACAGAAGGACAAATCGTATTTAATGACACAGCTAAATTTAGCAGTTATTTAAGCTTAAGCGGGCAACTTACCCTTCCCGATGTTGTGATCACCGCGCAACTAAGAGGCCCATTACAATCTCCCCAACTCACCTTTCAATCCAACCCTCAACTCCCAACTAGCTCTATCTTATCTCGAGTCTTATTTGATAAAGACATCAGCGATATTTCCCAGTCAGAAGCCAGTAAACTCGCTAGTGCTTTGATGGCCATATCTAGCAGCGCAGGTCCTGACATACTCGATACGATTCGTAAAACCATTGGAGTGGATCGTTTGAACCTCGTCTCTAGCTCTTCTGGTTCAACAGAAGAAGTTGCTCTACAAATCGGCAAATACCTAACAAAAGGTGTCCTGATTACTCTCTCTCAAAGCACCAAAAGTAGCCATGTCATCGTGGAAATAGAACTTCCCTACGGATTTGTGTTTCAAGCAGAAACCCAAGAAGAACAAGAAGGCAAGTTTTCGCTCAAATGGACCAAAAGTTATTAG